A window of Ranitomeya variabilis isolate aRanVar5 chromosome 2, aRanVar5.hap1, whole genome shotgun sequence contains these coding sequences:
- the P2RY13 gene encoding P2Y purinoceptor 13, translated as MNRETLNATNGSSTVKCSRDVTTTQIVFPILYTVLFFLGLIMNCLSAWIFFQVPSKSVFIVYLKNTMVADIIMTLMLPFKILTDAGIGPWQMKAFVCRFSAVVFYETMYINIILLGLIGLDRFLKIVRPFGRNVMNSVSQAKKISAAVWIVIFLLSLPNMILSSQKATPQNIRSCTLLKTPLGVKWHEAVNYICMIIFWLVFISMTLFYTIISKKVYDSYMKSKSKDKATRKKTRFKVFIVVAVFFLCFAPFHFLRLPYTFSQVGIIKSCQLQNILYVAKESSLWIAATNVLMDPLIYVMLCKPFRRMIPGLNNSTSSTLETTVKRELNF; from the coding sequence ATGAACCGAGAAACACTCAACGCCACCAATGGCTCATCTACTGTGAAGTGCTCTCGCGATGTCACAACCACTCAGATTGTCTTCCCTATCTTATACACTGTCCTATTCTTCCTAGGATTAATAATGAACTGTCTATCTGCCTGGATTTTCTTCCAGGTCCCAAGCAAAAGTGTTTTTATTGTTTACCTTAAAAATACTATGGTGGCTGACATAATTATGACCCTGATGTTACCCTTCAAGATTCTGACAGATGCTGGCATAGGACCGTGGCAGATGAAAGCTTTTGTTTGCCGATTTTCAGCAGTCGTATTTTACGAAACCATGTACATAAATATTATACTACTTGGGCTCATTGGACTGGACCGTTTTCTAAAAATTGTTAGACCATTTGGCCGGAACGTTATGAACAGTGTGAGTCAGGCCAAGAAGATTTCAGCTGCTGTCTGGATAGTCATCTTCTTACTATCGCTACCAAATATGATTCTGAGCAGTCAAAAAGCAACACCACAAAATATTCGGAGCTGCACCCTTTTAAAGACACCGTTGGGTGTAAAGTGGCATGAAGCAGTCAATTATATATGTATGATCATTTTTTGGTTAGTCTTCATCTCAATGACCCTGTTTTATACAATAATCAGCAAGAAGGTTTATGATTCCTATATGAAATCCAAGAGTAAAGACAAAGCTACCAGGAAGAAGACAAGATTTAAAGTTTTTATAGTGGTTGCTGTGTTTTTTCTGTGCTTTGCCCCCTTTCACTTTCTAAGGTTGCCATATACATTTAGTCAGGTTGGAATTATAAAAAGCTGTCAGCTGCAAAACATATTATATGTGGCTAAAGAAAGTAGTCTGTGGATTGCAGCCACCAATGTGTTAATGGACCCGCTTATCTACGTAATGCTCTGCAAACCCTTTAGAAGGATGATACCTGGACTTAACAATTCAACTAGTTCAACTCTAGAAACAACTGTTAAAAGAGAGTTAAACTTCTAA